The following proteins are co-located in the Micromonospora viridifaciens genome:
- a CDS encoding ArsR/SmtB family transcription factor produces MLTTSTDGRGMAGLAALLADRTRAAFCLALLDGRAWTAGELARAAGVAPSTASEHLSRLVSGGLLTEERQGRHRYVRLAGPSVAQLIEDLAGHAPAPPTPPRTLRAASAATALAYARTCYDHLAGRLGVLMHDALLDRAVLDRAGGLALTSVGVEWLAGIGVPVEPLRAARRPLVRDCLDWTERRPHLAGALGAALCQRFLDLGWTVRGTGRAIRLTPAGRPALAAALGVDPAALAVPPSRDTGPGRA; encoded by the coding sequence ATGCTTACGACCAGCACCGACGGCCGGGGGATGGCCGGGCTCGCCGCGCTGCTCGCCGACCGTACCCGGGCCGCCTTCTGCCTGGCGCTGCTGGACGGGCGGGCCTGGACGGCGGGGGAGCTGGCCCGGGCCGCCGGGGTGGCCCCCTCGACGGCGAGCGAACACCTCAGCCGGCTGGTGAGCGGTGGCCTGCTCACCGAGGAGCGGCAGGGCCGGCACCGGTACGTCCGCCTCGCCGGCCCGTCGGTGGCCCAACTCATCGAGGACCTGGCCGGCCACGCGCCCGCGCCGCCGACCCCGCCCCGCACGTTGCGCGCCGCGTCGGCCGCCACCGCCCTGGCGTACGCCCGGACCTGCTACGACCACCTGGCCGGCCGGCTCGGCGTGCTGATGCACGACGCGCTGCTGGACCGGGCCGTGCTGGACCGGGCGGGTGGGCTCGCCCTCACTTCCGTCGGCGTGGAGTGGCTGGCCGGGATCGGCGTGCCGGTCGAGCCGCTGCGGGCCGCCCGCCGACCGCTGGTCCGGGACTGCCTGGACTGGACCGAACGCCGCCCGCACCTGGCCGGCGCGCTCGGCGCGGCGTTGTGCCAGCGCTTCCTCGACCTCGGCTGGACCGTACGCGGCACCGGCCGCGCGATCCGCCTCACCCCGGCTGGCCGGCCCGCTCTCGCCGCCGCCCTCGGCGTCGACCCGGCGGCCCTGGCCGTACCCCCGTCCCGCGACACCGGCCCCGGCCGCGCCTGA